The genomic segment ATCTCATAAATTTGCGCAAATCGATTAAGGGAATCTTATTTTCTTTAGCAACGGCTTTTATGTCAGAAATAAAATCGGAATCCGACTGAATCCAGTTCTCGTTCATCTCAAACCCAATTTCTTTGTATATTTGGAATCTGATCGGATCATATTCTACTTCTAAAGGTATATAAACAATTACCAATTCTTTTTTATCTGCTAAGATTTTTTCATTTAATAGTCGTAATGCCCTGGTCCATCGATTAAAATTAGTTTTAGAATATGTTTTGGTATCTAATGATCCAATCAAATAGTCTGGACTTAAGTTGTACAAACCTCGTAACGTAATAAATTCTTCTTTCTTTGAACTAGAGATTTGAGGTTTTTGAATTTCTAATTTGGAAACTCTTTCTAGTTCCAACTCCATACGTTTTTGTATGGTCTGAAAATATTTTGTTTTTAAATAAAGACGAGTTTGTTCCGGAAAAACAAACAACAATGAATGGACATACCAAGTTTGTCTTTTTACAAAATGTAAATAGTCAGGAGTATCCCCTGTTTCATAAATATCGTTTCCGTATACAAAGAGATAAACCCGATCAAAGGAGATATTTGATTTTATAGTTTCGTATAAGGAAAATTCATTTTCAAGTGTAAACCCAGGTACACCGGCATTGGTCCATTGGCATTCTGTCTCGCGATTTAGAATTTCGGAAAAAGTATCTTTCCAAAAAATTCCTGATCCAAAAGTTTGGGAATCACCTAACAATAGATATTTACAATTAGCCTCAGGTTTTAAAGTTCCCCTTCGAATTCCCAATTCTCCAATTTTGCCCATCTCTTTGTCAACCATCCGAAAAAAGGGAATCTCCTGGTTTTTCGGAAAGTGGTAATGGCCAAATGGAGAGTGAAAACTCAAACTAAGAAAATCAAGGAAACGAAACGTAAGGATAATAAAGACAAAGAAAGAAAATACAAAAAGTCCGGTATAAAGTTTCTTTGGTAGAAAGTAAAATAGAGAACGAACTTTTTTCATTGCAGAACTTAGGAATTTAGAAACCATGTACCTGTTTTTGATTCCATATGATACATTCCAAAAAAGCAATTGGTTTCTTCTGCAGTTTCGCATTTTTGGCATTCCTATCTTTCTATTTTTCTGCTAGAGGAATCCTACCTTTTACTGATTTTGCACTCTTAGAATGGCAAATGAAATTAGCAGGCCAATTTATATTTTATTTACCCTACCTCCACCAAACACAAGATCCAAGTTTTTTATTTTTCCCGCTGCCAGATCTTTTTTTCCAGCTAACCAATGGAAAGGCATATTCCACCTTTCCTAATTTCTATCCATTTTTATTTTCACCTATACTTAAAATTTGGGGAACAGCTGGTATCACGATTGCTCAGTTAGTTTTATTTTCTGGTGCCATTTATATTTTTCACCAAATCAAAAAAGATTTTACTGCCACCTTTTTGTTGTTATTTGGCTCTAGTCTCCCCATTTATATATTCTTAATCCACGAAACAGTTCTGATATTTTTTTTAGAAATTTTAGTTCTTTTTTTATTTTCTAGAAATCGGTTTTTTCTCTCAGGAATCCTGTCCGCCCTGATAGTTTGGATTCGTCCAGAAATGTGTATGGTAATTGTTTTAGTTCCTTTTTGTTTTACGAACTACTCGAATATTCTCAAATTTGGTATTTCTTTATTCTTAGGAATTAGTGTTTTTGCATTGGGAAATCTATACACAACGGATTCTATTTTTCCTCTCCGGATGGTAAAAAATTCTAATTTTCAATTTCGAACAGACAATACAATTTATTTAACAAAAATTTGGATCGAACAAGTTCCCATTTTTCTCTTATCGTGTTTTATCTTGATTCGATCTTGTGTTTCTAGAAAAATATCTTATCCAATGATTCTGATTATTTTAGCAACACTTGTTACAATCGTTCTTGCTCCTAATACTGGTGGGCACAATACCCCGCGTTATTTATATGGATTCATACCACTTTATATTCTAATAATGAGAAAGGATATTGAGGTGAATCCATTACTTTCTTTCCGATGGATGTTTCTCTTATCTTTCCTTTCTCTTTATACAATTTGGAATCTGAATGGTCAGATAAAAGAACTAATAAAAATATCCAAATACCAAGCGAATACATTAAACGAAATACGTAAGTTAGATGATTCAGTTCTTATATTTAATAATTCCGATTTTTCTTTTGTTGTTTTACCTTTACTCCAAGAAAACAAAGATTTGCTACTCTTAAGAAAGGATTACGATCCTCAAATATTAGTAGGGTTACTACAAAATGAAAATACAAAATCATTTACCTTTTTAGAACTTCCACCTTCTCCTTATACTCTTCCGAATCATTTCAGTCTTCCTAATTGTAACAAAAACTGTACTTTTTCTAAAACGGAGACCATTCTTTTACCAAATGCTTTACTCCCGATCACCCAAACACAATACCTTAGAAAATAATTAACAGAAAGTTATTTCCCAATTTGTTTTCTCCTTGGATTTTCTTTGGCTTTTGTTTGAATTCGTCATATGAACTCAAAACAATGTCCAACCTGTGGTAGCACCAATTTATACCAAGAATCGGCAACCATCTATCGTTGTGGAGATTGTTTTGATAAATTACCTACAGGCGGAATGGTAGATTTTCCACCTACAAAGGTTTATGGGACATCCAAACAAAACTCTCAAACAAATTCCTTTGGGAATTGGAAAAACCTCATTACTGGAATTATGGTCGCATGGCTCGTGTTAGGTTCTTCTGCTTTTACTTATTATCAGAAACTTAAAACTGGTTTAAATCT from the Leptospira terpstrae serovar Hualin str. LT 11-33 = ATCC 700639 genome contains:
- a CDS encoding SGNH/GDSL hydrolase family protein, with amino-acid sequence MVSKFLSSAMKKVRSLFYFLPKKLYTGLFVFSFFVFIILTFRFLDFLSLSFHSPFGHYHFPKNQEIPFFRMVDKEMGKIGELGIRRGTLKPEANCKYLLLGDSQTFGSGIFWKDTFSEILNRETECQWTNAGVPGFTLENEFSLYETIKSNISFDRVYLFVYGNDIYETGDTPDYLHFVKRQTWYVHSLLFVFPEQTRLYLKTKYFQTIQKRMELELERVSKLEIQKPQISSSKKEEFITLRGLYNLSPDYLIGSLDTKTYSKTNFNRWTRALRLLNEKILADKKELVIVYIPLEVEYDPIRFQIYKEIGFEMNENWIQSDSDFISDIKAVAKENKIPLIDLRKFMRFRSDLLQKEDIHLNETATRLISDIIKQKL
- a CDS encoding LA_3751/LA_3752 family putative glycosyltransferase, which encodes MIHSKKAIGFFCSFAFLAFLSFYFSARGILPFTDFALLEWQMKLAGQFIFYLPYLHQTQDPSFLFFPLPDLFFQLTNGKAYSTFPNFYPFLFSPILKIWGTAGITIAQLVLFSGAIYIFHQIKKDFTATFLLLFGSSLPIYIFLIHETVLIFFLEILVLFLFSRNRFFLSGILSALIVWIRPEMCMVIVLVPFCFTNYSNILKFGISLFLGISVFALGNLYTTDSIFPLRMVKNSNFQFRTDNTIYLTKIWIEQVPIFLLSCFILIRSCVSRKISYPMILIILATLVTIVLAPNTGGHNTPRYLYGFIPLYILIMRKDIEVNPLLSFRWMFLLSFLSLYTIWNLNGQIKELIKISKYQANTLNEIRKLDDSVLIFNNSDFSFVVLPLLQENKDLLLLRKDYDPQILVGLLQNENTKSFTFLELPPSPYTLPNHFSLPNCNKNCTFSKTETILLPNALLPITQTQYLRK